In Coleofasciculus sp. FACHB-T130, the following proteins share a genomic window:
- the rpiA gene encoding ribose-5-phosphate isomerase RpiA — MSAEQDPVKVMKQEVGKAAAARVQSGMIVGLGTGSTTAYAIESLGDRLKSGDLKDIKGIPTSFQASVLAKQYGIPLTTLDEADRIDIAIDGADEVDPQHNLIKGGGAAHTQEKIVDCLAEQFIVVVDSSKLVDKLGSTFRVPVEVIPMAMTPVMRAIEKLGGKPELRMGVKKAGPVVTDQGNLVIDVKFDTLDNPGELEKTLNNIPGVLENGLFVGVTDLVLVGEVVDGKPIVREA, encoded by the coding sequence ATGAGTGCAGAACAAGATCCCGTTAAGGTGATGAAGCAGGAAGTCGGGAAAGCCGCCGCCGCCCGCGTCCAGTCGGGGATGATAGTGGGACTGGGCACCGGATCGACGACTGCTTATGCAATTGAATCTTTGGGCGATCGCTTGAAGTCCGGCGACCTCAAAGATATCAAAGGCATCCCTACCTCATTTCAGGCATCCGTGCTAGCTAAACAGTACGGAATTCCCTTAACCACCTTGGATGAAGCCGATCGGATTGATATTGCCATTGATGGAGCCGATGAAGTCGATCCTCAGCACAATTTGATTAAAGGGGGCGGTGCTGCCCACACCCAGGAAAAGATAGTAGATTGTTTGGCAGAGCAGTTTATTGTTGTGGTCGATAGTTCCAAGCTCGTTGACAAGCTGGGTTCCACCTTCCGCGTGCCAGTAGAGGTAATTCCGATGGCGATGACACCCGTGATGCGGGCGATCGAAAAGCTAGGCGGGAAGCCAGAACTGCGGATGGGCGTCAAAAAAGCGGGTCCCGTTGTCACCGATCAAGGCAATCTGGTCATTGATGTAAAATTTGACACCCTCGATAATCCTGGAGAACTGGAAAAGACGCTCAATAATATCCCTGGCGTTTTGGAAAATGGTTTATTTGTGGGCGTCACAGATTTAGTTTTAGTGGGCGAAGTGGTAGATGGGAAGCCCATTGTGCGAGAAGCTTAA
- a CDS encoding DUF3421 domain-containing protein — MLANVVRATLLSFLPATLLLASSSAILAQNNSGYEALNWVGASNGDIPPNAVIGGSESGRRLYICRAEYNGGVHPGKVVGNNCNFGWGGEEILAPFYEVLTAPRNVRIVWIEASNGRVPAGAIAGGIEADRDLFICRASHNKGVHPGKIVASNCNISWGGQEILKRNYQVAVLRRNR, encoded by the coding sequence ATGCTTGCAAACGTTGTTCGGGCTACCTTGCTATCTTTTTTACCAGCAACCCTGCTGCTGGCATCGAGTTCTGCGATCCTGGCTCAGAATAACTCTGGTTATGAAGCCTTAAATTGGGTAGGTGCATCGAATGGAGACATCCCCCCCAATGCCGTGATTGGTGGGTCTGAATCGGGGCGTCGTTTGTACATCTGTCGCGCCGAATATAACGGTGGCGTGCATCCGGGAAAAGTTGTTGGCAACAATTGTAATTTTGGTTGGGGAGGAGAGGAAATTCTCGCCCCTTTCTATGAAGTTTTAACCGCGCCGCGAAACGTTCGGATTGTTTGGATAGAAGCATCGAACGGACGGGTGCCAGCAGGTGCGATCGCGGGTGGGATAGAAGCAGATCGAGATCTATTTATCTGTCGGGCATCTCACAATAAAGGCGTTCATCCCGGAAAAATTGTCGCTAGCAATTGCAATATCAGTTGGGGAGGACAGGAAATTCTCAAGCGCAACTATCAGGTAGCCGTGCTTAGGAGAAATCGTTAA
- a CDS encoding aldo/keto reductase: protein MQYRRFGRTELQMPVFSCGGMRYQFKWQDVPGWRVPRDNQRNVEATIRRAFEVGINHIETARGYGTSEMQLGRILPTFPREKLIVQTKIGPKADAKEFRQEFEKSLAYLKLDYVDLLSLHGVNTDELLHDSIKQGGCLEVARQLQDRGKVRFIGFSTHGPSDVIVKAIETNQFDYVNLHWYYINQFNWPAIEAASRHDMGVFIISPSEKGGMLFKPPQKLVDLCHPLSPIVFNDLFCLSHPQVHTLSVGASRPEDFDEHLKTLPLLEKAESILLPILDRLEQEAIATLGENWVKTWHVGLPKPEATPGGLNIQVILWLRNLAIAYDMIEYAKMRYNLLGNASHWFPGAKADRVRELDLRQCLTHSPHADEIPALLEETDRLLGGQTLKRLSQT, encoded by the coding sequence ATGCAGTATCGGCGATTTGGGCGTACGGAATTACAAATGCCCGTGTTTTCTTGTGGGGGGATGCGCTATCAGTTTAAGTGGCAGGATGTCCCTGGATGGCGAGTTCCCCGCGATAATCAACGGAATGTAGAAGCAACGATTCGCCGAGCTTTTGAAGTCGGAATCAATCATATTGAAACTGCTCGTGGCTACGGCACCTCTGAGATGCAGTTAGGGCGAATTTTGCCGACTTTTCCCCGCGAAAAACTGATTGTCCAGACGAAAATCGGCCCTAAAGCGGACGCTAAAGAATTTCGCCAAGAATTTGAGAAGTCCCTAGCTTACTTAAAGCTAGATTACGTTGATTTGCTGTCGCTACACGGTGTCAATACCGATGAGTTGCTGCACGACAGCATTAAACAGGGCGGCTGTCTGGAGGTAGCACGACAGCTACAAGATCGAGGCAAAGTTCGGTTTATTGGCTTCTCGACGCACGGGCCAAGTGATGTAATTGTGAAGGCGATTGAGACGAACCAGTTCGATTACGTTAACCTGCACTGGTACTACATCAATCAGTTCAACTGGCCTGCAATTGAGGCAGCTTCTCGGCACGATATGGGCGTTTTTATTATCAGCCCTTCCGAGAAAGGAGGAATGCTGTTTAAACCGCCGCAAAAACTGGTGGATTTGTGCCATCCCCTCAGCCCAATCGTGTTTAACGATTTATTCTGCCTGAGTCATCCGCAGGTGCATACTCTGAGTGTGGGGGCGTCACGACCAGAGGATTTTGACGAACACCTGAAAACCCTGCCGCTGTTAGAGAAGGCAGAGTCGATTTTGTTGCCAATTCTTGATCGCTTGGAGCAAGAAGCGATCGCTACCTTAGGAGAAAACTGGGTAAAAACCTGGCACGTTGGTTTACCAAAGCCAGAAGCAACGCCGGGGGGACTGAATATCCAAGTGATTCTGTGGCTGAGAAATCTAGCGATCGCCTACGATATGATCGAGTACGCTAAAATGCGCTACAACCTGCTGGGCAACGCCAGCCACTGGTTTCCTGGAGCCAAAGCGGATCGGGTTCGAGAACTAGACCTCCGCCAATGTCTTACCCATAGTCCCCACGCCGACGAAATTCCAGCATTGCTGGAAGAAACTGACCGACTGCTAGGCGGTCAAACCCTCAAACGCTTATCCCAAACCTAA
- the mnmH gene encoding tRNA 2-selenouridine(34) synthase MnmH has translation MPRSPNYTQLSETETYSEIIDVRSPSEFAEDRIPSAINLPVLDDEERAKVGTLYKQVCPFTARKLGATLVAQNISRHLTHHFAEKDKDYHPLVYCWRGGQRSNSLATVLSQIGWQVTVLEGGYKTYRSLVREQLQALPERFNFRILSGMTGSGKTHILRRLAEFGIQVLDLEGLANHRGSLLGEEWESGSGAEEQFVETRAIASGAEGQLPKTHPQPQPSQKHFESLLLQQLQSLDPSFPVWVEAESNKIGRIYVPPSLWQQMKQASCVEIEMPVEARIQWLLQEYPHLMAHPEVLKAKLHRLKSRYGWEKLQEWYQLIDAGQWERLVRDLLECHYDPSYNHAIRRCFPNLEQVVSLADLSDASVDALVEILDFRVGSTDEQPESIRCSTPA, from the coding sequence ATGCCGCGATCGCCCAATTATACTCAGCTATCTGAGACAGAAACTTACAGCGAAATTATTGATGTCCGCTCACCCAGCGAATTCGCTGAAGATCGGATACCCAGTGCCATTAACCTGCCCGTTCTGGATGACGAGGAACGCGCTAAAGTCGGAACGCTCTATAAACAAGTTTGTCCTTTCACTGCCCGTAAACTAGGAGCGACCTTAGTCGCTCAAAATATTTCCCGTCACCTCACCCATCACTTTGCCGAAAAAGACAAAGACTATCATCCCCTCGTGTACTGCTGGCGGGGAGGACAGCGTTCTAACAGTTTGGCAACCGTCTTGAGTCAAATTGGTTGGCAAGTGACTGTCCTCGAAGGTGGCTACAAAACCTATCGTTCCTTGGTACGCGAGCAACTGCAAGCCCTCCCGGAACGCTTTAACTTCCGGATATTATCTGGAATGACTGGCAGTGGTAAAACCCACATTTTGCGCCGTCTGGCTGAGTTTGGCATTCAGGTGCTGGATCTGGAAGGTTTGGCAAACCATCGCGGTTCTCTCCTGGGTGAAGAGTGGGAGAGTGGGAGTGGCGCTGAGGAGCAGTTTGTAGAGACAAGGGCGATCGCATCTGGAGCTGAGGGACAATTACCAAAAACCCATCCCCAACCTCAGCCATCCCAAAAACACTTTGAATCCCTGCTACTGCAACAGTTGCAAAGCCTCGATCCTAGCTTTCCCGTATGGGTGGAAGCGGAGAGTAATAAAATTGGGCGCATTTATGTGCCCCCATCTCTCTGGCAACAGATGAAACAAGCGAGCTGTGTGGAAATTGAGATGCCTGTAGAAGCTAGAATTCAGTGGCTTTTGCAGGAATATCCTCACTTAATGGCCCACCCAGAGGTTTTGAAAGCGAAGCTGCACAGACTGAAATCCCGCTATGGCTGGGAGAAACTCCAAGAATGGTATCAGCTCATTGATGCTGGGCAGTGGGAAAGATTGGTAAGAGACTTGCTAGAGTGCCACTACGATCCGAGCTACAACCACGCTATCCGCCGCTGTTTTCCCAATTTAGAGCAGGTGGTTTCCCTGGCGGATTTATCGGATGCGAGTGTTGATGCTTTGGTCGAAATTTTAGATTTTCGAGTGGGTTCTACCGATGAACAACCAGAATCTATCCGTTGCTCAACCCCAGCCTAA
- a CDS encoding tetratricopeptide repeat protein has product MQKQTLLVASLLLVPAIATIKMPVVQAAPLVAQGNQQQVSELLRQGRKLVDTGDIARALTIYQQAADLDRENARIFSAIGYLQAVQGNYREAAKAYQQAVTLEPKNADFQYALGYALANLGDNASAAAAYQRAAQIDNKNLNAYLGLGVVLQRLKDYQGAMQAYETALQLDPKNLQAYEFIGSAFLKQGRPAEAIQALQQAVALAPNDSGVQLNLGDAYMKQGNVTAGMAALERAAKIEPRNAQISLQIGKILQTGNNLDDALKAYQQAVKIKPDLVEAQTAIADILLKQQDYLMAIVAYRRLVEMSPENAQAYYNLGVALRKRERVPEAIAAFEQARDLYQRQGQKEGSQRATSALRELQKDKG; this is encoded by the coding sequence GTGCAAAAACAGACTTTATTAGTAGCTAGTCTCTTGTTGGTGCCAGCGATCGCTACCATCAAAATGCCAGTTGTCCAAGCGGCTCCACTGGTAGCTCAAGGCAACCAACAGCAGGTGAGCGAACTGCTGCGGCAGGGGCGTAAGTTGGTGGATACGGGAGATATTGCCAGAGCCTTGACAATTTATCAACAAGCTGCGGATCTCGATCGCGAAAATGCCCGTATTTTCTCCGCCATCGGCTATTTACAAGCAGTTCAGGGCAACTACCGAGAAGCCGCTAAAGCTTATCAACAGGCTGTCACCCTGGAACCGAAGAATGCTGATTTTCAGTATGCATTGGGGTACGCTCTCGCGAATCTTGGAGACAATGCCAGTGCCGCAGCCGCCTACCAGCGTGCTGCCCAGATCGACAACAAGAACCTGAATGCCTATCTAGGATTAGGGGTGGTATTACAGCGTCTAAAAGATTATCAAGGCGCAATGCAAGCCTATGAAACTGCCCTCCAGCTCGATCCGAAAAATCTACAAGCTTATGAATTTATCGGCTCCGCCTTCCTGAAGCAGGGGCGTCCCGCAGAAGCGATTCAAGCACTCCAACAGGCTGTTGCTCTCGCCCCAAATGACAGCGGCGTGCAGTTGAACTTGGGAGACGCCTACATGAAGCAAGGCAACGTCACGGCTGGGATGGCGGCTTTAGAACGGGCAGCCAAGATTGAGCCTCGCAATGCTCAGATTAGCCTCCAAATTGGCAAAATTTTGCAAACCGGGAATAATCTGGATGATGCCTTAAAGGCTTATCAACAGGCAGTGAAGATCAAACCCGATCTCGTGGAAGCTCAGACAGCGATCGCTGATATTTTGCTGAAGCAGCAGGACTACCTAATGGCAATTGTTGCGTATCGGCGGCTGGTAGAAATGTCGCCGGAAAATGCCCAAGCTTACTACAATCTGGGAGTGGCGTTGAGAAAGCGAGAAAGGGTACCGGAAGCGATCGCAGCTTTTGAGCAAGCCCGCGACCTTTACCAGCGTCAAGGTCAGAAGGAAGGCTCTCAGAGAGCGACTTCCGCCCTTAGAGAGCTTCAAAAAGACAAAGGCTAA
- a CDS encoding YbhB/YbcL family Raf kinase inhibitor-like protein translates to MKLESTAFTENSVIPSKYTCDGANISPSLSWNSPPEGTQSLALIVDDPDAPGDIFVHWVLYDLPPEIRHLPGGIPSEANLAEGGVQGKNDFGNLGYGGPCPPSGTHRYFFKLYALDRLLDLAAGATKNKVEAAMNGHILAAAELIGRYSRQR, encoded by the coding sequence ATGAAACTTGAGAGTACGGCTTTTACTGAAAACAGTGTAATTCCGTCTAAATACACCTGCGACGGCGCAAATATTTCCCCCTCTCTTAGCTGGAATTCCCCGCCAGAGGGTACTCAGAGCCTTGCTTTAATCGTTGACGATCCGGATGCGCCTGGAGACATTTTTGTCCATTGGGTTCTCTACGATCTCCCACCTGAAATTCGCCATCTACCTGGCGGCATTCCCAGCGAAGCAAACCTCGCTGAGGGGGGCGTCCAAGGTAAAAATGATTTTGGCAATTTAGGTTATGGTGGCCCTTGCCCGCCTAGTGGTACGCATCGGTACTTTTTCAAACTCTACGCACTCGATCGACTGTTAGACTTAGCAGCGGGTGCCACTAAAAACAAGGTAGAAGCGGCAATGAATGGTCATATTCTGGCAGCAGCAGAACTCATTGGACGCTACAGTCGCCAGAGATAA
- a CDS encoding carotenoid oxygenase family protein yields MTTTAVNPYLDGNFAPVREEIAPTNLKVIGELPPDLSGMFVRNGPNPQFQPIGNYHWFDGDGMLHGVRINNGKAQYRNCYIRTRGFNIEREAGKAIWTGLMEPSRGNNPYNFPKNTANTALVWHDGRLLALWEGGEPHAIEVPSLETSGAYTYNSKLVSAFTAHPKVDAETGEMMFFGYSFAPPYLKYSVVSAKGELLRTVPIDLPMGVMMHDFAITEHYTIFMDLPLTFSMARMQQGKPPLMFERDRPSRFGIVPRHGNNSNIRWFESPPCYVFHTLNAYEEGDEVVLVACRMSSTSVLTTDMTPGENEGDAGRLYQWRFNLSTGTVKEEMLDDAPSDFPRLNEQRMGRPMRYGYTAKMANNPMPLFEGVIKYDFKNGKSETHEFGRGRYGGEAVFVPRPDAAAEDDGWLMTFVHDDEADTSELVVVNAQDVTSEPVARVLIPQRVPYGFHGAWVSEEQLSASV; encoded by the coding sequence ATGACCACAACCGCAGTCAATCCCTATCTAGATGGCAACTTTGCGCCAGTACGGGAAGAAATCGCACCCACCAACTTGAAAGTAATCGGCGAACTACCCCCCGATTTATCCGGGATGTTTGTGCGGAATGGCCCCAATCCTCAATTCCAACCTATCGGCAACTATCACTGGTTTGATGGGGATGGAATGCTGCACGGAGTGCGAATAAATAACGGCAAAGCTCAATATCGCAACTGTTATATCCGGACGCGGGGATTTAATATTGAACGCGAAGCGGGTAAGGCGATTTGGACGGGTTTGATGGAACCGTCACGAGGTAACAATCCCTACAATTTCCCTAAAAATACCGCTAACACGGCTCTAGTGTGGCACGATGGGCGGCTGCTAGCGCTTTGGGAAGGAGGCGAACCTCACGCGATCGAAGTTCCCAGTTTAGAGACATCAGGTGCTTACACGTATAATAGCAAGCTGGTTTCTGCCTTTACCGCTCATCCCAAGGTAGACGCTGAAACGGGGGAGATGATGTTTTTTGGCTACTCGTTTGCCCCACCGTACCTAAAATACAGCGTCGTTTCAGCGAAGGGTGAGCTGTTGCGAACCGTTCCCATCGACTTGCCGATGGGGGTGATGATGCACGATTTTGCCATCACCGAACACTACACAATCTTTATGGATCTGCCGCTAACTTTCAGCATGGCACGAATGCAGCAGGGTAAACCACCATTGATGTTTGAGCGCGATCGCCCTAGCCGTTTCGGCATTGTCCCCCGTCATGGCAATAACAGCAACATCCGCTGGTTTGAAAGTCCCCCCTGCTACGTCTTCCATACCCTCAATGCCTACGAGGAGGGAGATGAAGTGGTGCTTGTCGCTTGTCGGATGAGTTCCACCAGTGTTTTAACGACTGATATGACCCCCGGTGAAAATGAGGGAGATGCGGGTCGTTTGTACCAATGGCGCTTTAACCTCAGCACGGGTACGGTAAAGGAGGAAATGCTGGACGATGCGCCATCAGATTTCCCCCGTCTGAACGAACAGCGAATGGGACGACCGATGCGCTACGGTTATACCGCAAAGATGGCAAATAATCCGATGCCTTTGTTTGAAGGGGTCATCAAGTATGACTTTAAGAATGGTAAGTCCGAAACTCACGAATTCGGACGGGGACGCTATGGTGGCGAAGCGGTATTTGTCCCTCGTCCCGATGCGGCTGCTGAGGATGACGGTTGGCTAATGACTTTTGTCCACGATGATGAAGCAGACACTTCGGAACTGGTAGTCGTAAATGCCCAAGACGTGACATCTGAACCAGTAGCGCGTGTCCTCATCCCCCAGCGGGTGCCTTACGGTTTCCACGGTGCATGGGTTTCTGAGGAACAGTTAAGCGCTTCTGTCTAA